The following proteins are encoded in a genomic region of Porphyrobacter sp. CACIAM 03H1:
- a CDS encoding citryl-CoA lyase: MRIGKQDNAVTSICTSDATSITVRGLDLCSEVIGHVDFTSYFWLLVTGAMPSPPQKALADAVLCAIAEHGLVPSVVATRMTYAAAPEAFHGAVAAGLLGCGSVVLGSAEVAGRFYAQVVAEGGDPAAAATAAVKALRAEKKAIPGFGHPQHSSGDPRAHRLLALAKEQGMEGPHIAMLRTIEAVLPEAIGRSLPINVNGAIPAVMLDAGFPLAALKGISLLARTASLIAHLQEETERPIGFIMSGAAAERIGFDDGE, from the coding sequence ATGCGCATCGGCAAGCAGGATAACGCCGTCACCTCGATCTGCACCTCCGATGCGACCAGCATCACAGTGCGCGGGCTCGACCTGTGTTCGGAAGTGATCGGCCATGTCGATTTCACGAGCTATTTCTGGCTGCTGGTCACGGGCGCCATGCCCTCTCCGCCCCAGAAGGCGCTGGCCGATGCGGTGCTCTGCGCCATCGCCGAACACGGGCTGGTGCCGAGCGTCGTCGCCACCCGCATGACCTACGCCGCCGCGCCCGAGGCCTTCCACGGCGCAGTCGCCGCGGGGCTGCTCGGCTGCGGGAGCGTGGTGCTCGGGAGCGCCGAGGTGGCAGGGCGGTTCTATGCGCAGGTCGTGGCCGAAGGCGGTGATCCCGCCGCGGCCGCCACGGCTGCGGTCAAGGCGCTACGGGCCGAGAAGAAGGCCATCCCCGGCTTCGGCCACCCCCAGCATTCGAGCGGCGATCCGCGCGCGCACCGGCTGCTGGCACTGGCGAAGGAACAAGGGATGGAAGGCCCGCACATCGCCATGCTGCGCACCATCGAGGCCGTGCTGCCCGAGGCTATCGGCCGCAGCCTGCCGATCAACGTCAACGGCGCGATCCCGGCCGTGATGCTAGACGCGGGCTTTCCGCTCGCCGCGCTCAAAGGCATCTCGCTCCTTGCCCGCACCGCGAGCCTCATCGCCCATCTCCAGGAGGAGACCGAGCGCCCGATCGGCTTCATCATGTCGGGCGCGGCGGCCGAGCGGATCGGGTTCGACGACGGCGAATAG
- a CDS encoding CaiB/BaiF CoA transferase family protein, with product MTARPLAGVTVLEMGTFITGPAAGMLLADLGADVIKVEQPGTGDPFRSFKGELYSPHFQTYNRNKRSITIDPKKESDLSVLDALVERADVFIQNFRPGVADRLKVGAKRLQAINPRLVYAAISGFGSEGPERDRPAFDTVAQAASGFLRLLVNPEHPRVVGPAIADAMTGFYTALGILAALNERHWTGRGRVVETSMFEAMCHFNLDDFTHLLSADQVMGPYSRPHVSQSYVFQCSDGKWLALHMSSPPKFWENLAAAIGQPDMLERPEFATREARIAHYEDVVAFLAPIFATRTRADWTAELTRLEVPNSPVYDSAEVLATEQAKVLGLEVADPDGPKGTFRTIRFPLSFDGERMDSVTAPPLLGADDAAIRRSIERPVHGIRRG from the coding sequence ATGACCGCTCGGCCCCTCGCAGGCGTTACGGTGCTCGAAATGGGTACCTTCATCACCGGGCCTGCCGCGGGGATGCTGCTGGCCGACCTCGGCGCGGATGTCATCAAGGTCGAGCAGCCCGGCACGGGTGATCCCTTCCGCAGCTTCAAGGGCGAGCTCTACTCGCCCCACTTCCAGACCTATAACCGCAACAAGCGTTCGATCACGATCGACCCCAAGAAGGAAAGCGATCTTTCGGTGCTCGACGCGCTGGTGGAGCGCGCCGACGTGTTCATCCAGAACTTCCGCCCCGGCGTGGCAGACCGGCTGAAGGTCGGTGCGAAGCGGCTCCAGGCCATCAACCCGCGCCTCGTCTATGCCGCGATCTCGGGCTTCGGCAGCGAGGGGCCGGAGCGTGACCGCCCCGCTTTCGACACCGTCGCCCAGGCCGCGAGCGGGTTCCTGCGGCTGCTGGTCAACCCCGAGCACCCTCGCGTCGTCGGCCCGGCCATCGCCGATGCCATGACCGGCTTCTACACCGCGCTGGGCATCCTCGCCGCGCTCAACGAGCGGCACTGGACGGGGCGCGGCCGGGTGGTCGAGACCTCGATGTTCGAGGCGATGTGCCACTTCAACCTCGACGATTTCACCCACCTGCTCTCGGCCGACCAGGTGATGGGGCCTTACAGCCGCCCCCACGTCTCGCAGAGCTATGTCTTCCAGTGTTCGGACGGCAAGTGGCTCGCGCTCCACATGTCATCGCCGCCCAAGTTCTGGGAGAACCTCGCCGCCGCGATCGGCCAGCCCGACATGCTGGAACGGCCCGAATTCGCCACCCGCGAGGCGCGCATCGCCCATTACGAGGATGTCGTCGCCTTCCTCGCCCCGATCTTCGCCACCCGCACCCGCGCCGATTGGACCGCCGAGCTGACCCGCCTCGAAGTCCCCAATTCGCCGGTCTATGACAGCGCCGAGGTGCTCGCGACCGAGCAGGCCAAGGTGCTCGGGCTCGAGGTCGCCGATCCGGACGGGCCCAAGGGGACCTTCCGCACCATCCGTTTCCCCCTGTCCTTCGATGGCGAGCGGATGGACAGCGTCACCGCGCCGCCCCTATTGGGGGCAGACGATGCGGCGATCCGCCGCTCCATCGAAAGGCCGGTGCATGGGATCCGCAGGGGCTGA
- a CDS encoding IclR family transcriptional regulator domain-containing protein, with protein MGSAGAEAAGKDPEFLSTLERGLRVLKAFDEDHPEMTLSEVAAKTALPPAVARRCLITLVELGYVGQHERKFLLRPAVLTIGSAFLASMQIEQVVLPPLQALRDQTGDSASLAVLSGADILYVAHVSTDRRFRVAAGVGTRFPFHATSLGKAIAAHLPEDERAALYARAPYQRFTERTVTDRAALVDRLALIAERGYDSALDELDYGIVSVAVPIFGRDKRVIASINCSTSTTRISQDELVRTRLPLLRRAAGEIEAALKRWPALEASLRP; from the coding sequence ATGGGATCCGCAGGGGCTGAAGCGGCAGGGAAAGACCCGGAGTTCCTCTCGACGCTCGAACGCGGATTGCGCGTGCTGAAAGCGTTCGACGAGGATCATCCGGAGATGACCCTCTCCGAGGTCGCCGCCAAGACCGCGCTGCCGCCCGCTGTCGCCCGCCGCTGCCTGATCACGCTGGTGGAGCTGGGCTATGTCGGCCAGCACGAGCGCAAGTTCCTGCTGCGCCCGGCGGTGCTGACCATCGGTTCGGCCTTCCTCGCCTCGATGCAGATCGAGCAGGTGGTGCTGCCGCCCTTGCAGGCCCTGCGCGACCAGACCGGTGACAGCGCCAGCCTGGCGGTGCTCTCGGGCGCCGACATTCTCTATGTCGCCCATGTCTCGACCGACCGCCGGTTCCGCGTCGCGGCGGGGGTGGGGACGCGCTTTCCGTTCCATGCGACCTCGCTCGGCAAGGCGATCGCCGCGCATCTGCCCGAGGACGAGCGCGCCGCGCTCTATGCCCGCGCGCCCTATCAGCGTTTCACCGAGCGCACCGTAACCGACCGCGCCGCATTGGTCGACCGGCTCGCCCTGATCGCCGAGCGGGGGTACGATTCGGCGCTCGACGAGCTAGATTACGGCATCGTCTCGGTCGCGGTGCCGATCTTCGGGCGTGACAAGCGGGTTATCGCGAGCATCAATTGCTCGACCTCGACCACCCGCATCTCGCAGGACGAGCTGGTCCGCACCCGCCTTCCGCTGCTGCGCCGCGCGGCGGGCGAGATCGAGGCGGCACTGAAACGCTGGCCGGCGCTCGAGGCCAGTCTGCGGCCCTGA
- a CDS encoding TonB-dependent receptor, with translation MKISGMGRVTRSLLGSTAIAAATLVAVPLAAQDAAPATDTVDNQGIVVTGLRRSETLQDTPAAVTAFDSQAIQNAGIERPADFIALTPNVNLVETQNAGNAFVIIRGITQNRNSEPSVAVIVDGVQQVNPAQFNQDLFDIEQIEVLKGPQGGLYGRNAIGGAIIIQTKKPTDEFSGNITAGVDNGFGYFLRGGISGPLAENVKFRIAGSWYDTEGFIPNTFLGEDADPVEDFSLRGNLIVEATDRLTFDLRASVNQLRTQGFYYNIVNDVNTIAPVRVNNPGRNDRDIYNVALKVEYAGDNAVLTSISSYDTLSEIVTGDAFNFLPIRESLLFQFFGFDINQSQYLNVKAFSQEVRLASPEDGRAFNWMVGGYLIDTTRYISTGNLIDTGNGVTAVFRSPSTNPLNPQLTFLADGQENFAWALFANAGYEFSPEFRVDASLRYDRDRREQTTLTPQNFLPVVPGVPTARSGEVRNVVFDDWQPKITLTWEPSTDLTLYGGYSRGFRSGGFNQTGVGAEARRAGIVGVGDIFQAETADTFELGAKAQLGPVRLAGAAYTTKSKNGYFFVFLADSSTQNLGNIPETRINGFELEATAEVLPDFDINAAIGVTDSEIKEFPDASVIGNEAPQISRYTLNLGAQYAGAISDSVDGLLRVDYRRIGKTWWEPFNTTVRDPVDIVDARAGVTLANGVSITAFAQNLFNEIYNAEFSPGGFVFRARPRRYGVEVGFKF, from the coding sequence ATGAAGATTTCGGGCATGGGCCGCGTCACCCGCAGCCTCCTCGGCAGCACCGCCATCGCCGCCGCCACCCTAGTCGCCGTGCCGCTGGCCGCGCAGGACGCGGCACCGGCCACGGACACCGTGGACAACCAGGGCATCGTCGTCACCGGCCTGCGTCGCTCGGAAACCCTGCAGGATACCCCCGCCGCCGTCACCGCCTTCGATTCGCAGGCGATCCAGAACGCCGGGATCGAGCGCCCGGCGGACTTCATCGCGCTCACCCCCAACGTGAACCTCGTCGAGACCCAGAACGCGGGCAACGCCTTCGTCATCATCCGCGGCATCACCCAGAACCGCAATTCCGAGCCCAGCGTCGCCGTGATCGTCGACGGGGTCCAGCAGGTGAACCCGGCGCAGTTCAACCAGGACCTGTTCGACATCGAGCAGATCGAAGTGCTGAAGGGCCCGCAGGGCGGCCTCTACGGGCGCAACGCCATCGGCGGGGCGATCATCATCCAGACCAAGAAGCCGACCGACGAGTTCTCCGGCAACATCACCGCGGGCGTGGACAACGGCTTCGGCTACTTCCTGCGCGGCGGGATCAGCGGGCCGCTCGCCGAGAACGTCAAGTTCCGCATCGCCGGTTCGTGGTACGACACCGAGGGCTTCATCCCCAACACCTTCCTCGGGGAGGATGCCGATCCGGTCGAGGATTTCTCGCTGCGCGGCAACCTCATCGTCGAGGCGACCGACCGGCTGACCTTCGACCTGCGCGCCAGCGTCAACCAGCTGCGCACGCAGGGCTTCTACTACAACATCGTCAATGACGTGAACACCATCGCCCCGGTCCGGGTGAACAACCCGGGGCGCAACGACCGCGACATCTACAACGTCGCGCTGAAGGTCGAATATGCCGGCGACAACGCGGTCCTGACCTCGATCTCGTCCTATGACACGCTTTCGGAAATCGTCACCGGCGACGCGTTCAACTTCCTGCCGATCCGGGAATCGCTGCTGTTCCAGTTCTTCGGCTTCGACATCAACCAGAGCCAGTATCTGAACGTGAAGGCGTTCAGCCAGGAAGTCCGCCTCGCCTCGCCCGAGGACGGGCGCGCCTTCAACTGGATGGTCGGCGGCTACCTGATCGACACCACCCGCTACATCTCGACCGGCAACCTGATCGACACCGGCAACGGGGTGACTGCGGTGTTCCGCAGCCCCTCGACCAATCCGCTGAACCCGCAGCTGACCTTCCTCGCCGACGGGCAGGAGAACTTCGCCTGGGCGCTGTTCGCCAATGCGGGCTACGAGTTCTCGCCGGAGTTCCGGGTCGACGCGAGCCTGCGCTACGACCGCGACCGGCGCGAGCAGACGACGCTGACCCCGCAGAACTTCCTGCCGGTGGTGCCGGGCGTGCCGACCGCGCGCAGCGGCGAGGTGCGCAATGTCGTGTTCGACGACTGGCAGCCGAAGATCACCCTGACCTGGGAGCCGAGCACCGACCTCACGCTCTACGGCGGCTATTCGCGCGGCTTCCGCTCGGGCGGGTTCAACCAGACGGGGGTGGGCGCCGAGGCGCGGCGCGCCGGGATCGTCGGGGTGGGCGACATCTTCCAGGCCGAAACCGCCGACACCTTCGAGCTGGGCGCCAAGGCGCAGCTCGGCCCGGTGCGGCTGGCGGGCGCGGCCTACACCACCAAGTCGAAGAACGGCTATTTCTTCGTGTTCCTCGCCGACAGCTCGACCCAGAACCTCGGCAACATTCCCGAGACCCGGATCAATGGCTTCGAGCTGGAAGCGACCGCGGAGGTCCTGCCCGATTTCGACATCAACGCCGCGATCGGCGTGACCGACAGCGAGATCAAGGAGTTCCCCGACGCATCCGTGATCGGCAACGAGGCGCCGCAGATCAGCCGCTACACGCTCAACCTCGGGGCGCAGTATGCCGGCGCAATCAGCGACAGCGTCGATGGCCTTCTGCGCGTCGATTACCGCCGCATCGGCAAGACCTGGTGGGAGCCGTTCAACACCACCGTGCGCGATCCGGTCGACATCGTCGACGCGCGCGCCGGGGTGACGCTGGCCAACGGGGTGTCGATCACCGCCTTCGCCCAGAACCTCTTCAACGAGATCTACAACGCCGAATTCTCCCCCGGCGGCTTCGTGTTCCGTGCCCGCCCGCGACGCTACGGGGTCGAAGTGGGCTTCAAATTCTGA
- the wrbA gene encoding NAD(P)H:quinone oxidoreductase: MTKVLVLYYSSYGHIEAMAAAVAEGAASVPGTEVVVKRVPELVPEAVAAASGMKTEQSAPIATPDELADYDAIVFGTPTRFGNMAAQMRNFLDQTGGLWFTKALVGKVGSVFVSTASQHGGQETTITSFHTTLLHHGMVIVGLPYTFEGNAEMGEISGGTPYGASTLAGNDGSRMPSENELAGARFQGAHVARIAAKLAA, encoded by the coding sequence ATGACCAAGGTGCTGGTGCTCTACTATTCGAGCTATGGCCATATCGAGGCGATGGCGGCTGCCGTCGCCGAAGGGGCGGCCAGCGTCCCCGGCACCGAGGTCGTCGTCAAGCGCGTTCCCGAACTGGTGCCGGAGGCAGTGGCGGCGGCTTCAGGAATGAAGACCGAACAGAGCGCTCCGATTGCGACCCCGGACGAGCTGGCGGATTACGACGCCATCGTCTTCGGCACACCCACCCGCTTCGGCAACATGGCCGCGCAGATGAGGAACTTCCTCGACCAGACCGGCGGGCTGTGGTTCACCAAGGCGCTGGTGGGCAAGGTCGGGAGCGTGTTCGTCTCGACCGCCAGCCAGCACGGCGGGCAGGAGACGACCATCACCTCCTTCCACACCACGCTGCTGCATCACGGCATGGTGATCGTCGGCCTGCCCTACACCTTCGAAGGCAATGCCGAGATGGGCGAGATCAGCGGCGGCACGCCCTATGGCGCCTCGACGCTGGCGGGCAACGACGGCAGCCGGATGCCCTCCGAAAACGAGCTTGCGGGTGCCCGCTTCCAGGGGGCACATGTCGCGCGGATCGCGGCGAAGCTGGCCGCGTGA
- a CDS encoding VOC family protein, with product MTKILANRLHHTAYVTKDLEATRAFYEDVLGFPLMATYCEKDELFGKERTYCHCFFELADGSALAFFQFADAEDQAEFGPDIPSSPFIHIALQVDADAQEELVRRIAAAGIVEPQTYVLEHGYCKSVYVTDPNGMILEFTHDDPRAAPLDAERRASAHAELKRWLAGDHHNNNPFRAAEAA from the coding sequence ATGACGAAGATCTTGGCCAACCGCCTCCACCACACCGCCTATGTCACCAAGGACCTCGAGGCGACCCGCGCCTTCTACGAGGACGTGCTCGGCTTCCCGCTGATGGCGACCTATTGCGAGAAGGACGAGCTGTTCGGCAAGGAGCGCACCTATTGCCACTGCTTCTTCGAGCTGGCCGACGGCAGCGCGCTCGCCTTCTTCCAGTTCGCCGATGCGGAGGACCAGGCCGAATTCGGGCCCGACATCCCTTCCAGCCCCTTCATCCACATCGCGCTGCAGGTCGATGCCGATGCGCAGGAGGAACTGGTGCGCCGCATCGCCGCCGCCGGGATCGTCGAGCCGCAGACCTATGTGCTCGAGCATGGCTACTGCAAGTCGGTCTATGTCACCGACCCCAACGGGATGATCCTCGAATTCACCCATGACGACCCGCGCGCCGCGCCGCTCGATGCCGAGCGCCGCGCCTCCGCCCATGCCGAACTCAAGCGCTGGCTGGCGGGCGATCACCACAACAACAACCCTTTCCGCGCCGCCGAAGCGGCCTGA
- a CDS encoding alpha/beta fold hydrolase, which produces MLAARTPQPDGPWHGQVAVAGGHLPICMAGDGAPLILLHGWTLDHRMWAPQVAGLATDFFLVMPDRRGCGASTAPSDLAREADDIIAIADFLGFERFALAGLSQGAVVALDVARKFASRLTGLVVSGAPLPALVERQEVIDLDRFRALAAAGDLERLRAEWSRHPLMETHTSEARALMLDILADYDGRDLLSNSHAPGFPREAAALLAMPVLAMTGAHDTLWRRECARVLATLAPRGRHLEIPAAGHLANADNPAAFNAAIAAFLKPKAPK; this is translated from the coding sequence ATGCTTGCCGCGCGCACCCCGCAGCCTGACGGCCCGTGGCATGGGCAGGTGGCCGTGGCAGGCGGCCATCTGCCCATCTGCATGGCAGGGGACGGCGCACCGCTGATCCTGCTCCACGGCTGGACCCTCGATCACCGCATGTGGGCGCCGCAGGTTGCGGGCCTCGCCACAGACTTCTTCCTCGTCATGCCTGACCGGCGCGGCTGCGGTGCCTCCACCGCGCCGAGCGATCTGGCGCGCGAGGCCGATGACATCATCGCCATCGCCGACTTCCTCGGGTTCGAACGCTTTGCGCTGGCCGGCCTGTCGCAGGGGGCGGTGGTGGCGCTCGACGTGGCACGCAAGTTCGCCTCGCGTCTGACCGGTCTGGTGGTCTCGGGCGCGCCGCTGCCGGCGCTGGTGGAACGGCAGGAGGTGATCGACCTCGACCGGTTCCGCGCACTCGCTGCCGCAGGTGATCTGGAGCGCCTGCGCGCCGAATGGTCGCGTCATCCGCTGATGGAGACCCACACCAGCGAGGCCCGGGCGCTGATGCTGGACATCCTCGCCGATTATGACGGCCGCGATCTGCTCTCGAACAGCCACGCCCCCGGCTTCCCGCGCGAGGCGGCGGCGCTGCTGGCGATGCCGGTGCTGGCGATGACCGGTGCACATGATACCCTGTGGCGGCGCGAATGCGCGCGCGTGCTCGCGACGCTGGCACCGCGCGGACGGCATCTGGAGATTCCTGCCGCCGGCCACCTCGCCAATGCCGATAATCCGGCCGCCTTCAACGCCGCCATCGCCGCCTTCCTCAAGCCAAAGGCCCCGAAATGA
- a CDS encoding cobalamin-independent methionine synthase II family protein yields MTQKRFLTTHVGSLPRPEALLDLVFAREGGEVVSEEAFDAAVEEATAYVIKRQIEAGVSIVNDGEQSKPSYATYIKHRLSGFGGEAGQYEFADLEAFPGAKAQVFGNKGRAKRSAPACTAPITVIDMEAPRIDAERLKRLANGHATFMSAASPGVTALFFPNQYYASDEEYVFALAEGLRHEYETIAAAGITLQVDCPDLAMGRHVQFTHLSTEEFRKRIGMNIAALNHAVQNIPAEQLRMHLCWGNYPGPHHCDVALDEIADIVWSAKPQTVLLEGANPRHAHEFAFFEKHPLPEGKILCPGMVEPQSPYIEHPELIAQRIGRYADLLGAERVMAGVDCGFSVHAGSNALDPEIVWAKLAALAEGAAIASEKYF; encoded by the coding sequence ATGACCCAGAAGCGTTTCCTCACCACCCATGTCGGCAGCCTGCCGCGTCCCGAGGCGCTGCTCGACCTCGTCTTCGCCCGCGAGGGCGGCGAGGTCGTGTCGGAGGAAGCCTTCGACGCCGCGGTCGAGGAAGCGACCGCCTACGTCATCAAGCGCCAGATCGAGGCTGGGGTGAGCATCGTCAACGACGGCGAGCAGTCCAAGCCCTCCTACGCCACCTATATCAAGCACCGCCTGTCGGGCTTTGGCGGCGAGGCGGGGCAGTATGAATTCGCCGATCTCGAAGCGTTCCCGGGCGCCAAGGCGCAGGTGTTCGGCAACAAGGGCCGCGCCAAGCGTTCCGCGCCCGCCTGCACCGCGCCCATCACCGTCATCGACATGGAGGCCCCGCGCATCGACGCCGAGCGCCTCAAGCGGCTGGCGAACGGCCACGCCACCTTCATGTCCGCCGCCTCGCCGGGTGTGACCGCGCTGTTCTTCCCCAACCAGTATTATGCCAGCGACGAGGAATATGTCTTCGCCCTCGCCGAGGGCCTGCGCCACGAATACGAGACCATCGCGGCTGCCGGCATCACCCTGCAGGTCGATTGCCCCGACCTTGCGATGGGCCGCCACGTGCAGTTCACCCATCTTTCCACCGAGGAATTCCGCAAGCGGATCGGCATGAACATCGCCGCGCTCAATCATGCGGTGCAGAACATCCCCGCCGAGCAGCTGCGGATGCACCTGTGCTGGGGCAACTATCCGGGGCCGCACCACTGCGATGTCGCGCTCGACGAGATCGCCGACATCGTCTGGAGCGCCAAGCCGCAGACCGTTCTTCTGGAAGGCGCGAACCCGCGCCATGCGCACGAATTCGCCTTCTTCGAGAAGCACCCCCTGCCCGAAGGCAAGATCCTGTGCCCCGGCATGGTCGAGCCGCAGTCGCCCTATATCGAGCACCCCGAACTCATCGCCCAGCGCATCGGCCGCTATGCCGATCTGCTGGGGGCCGAGCGCGTGATGGCGGGCGTCGATTGCGGCTTTTCGGTCCATGCGGGCAGCAATGCGCTCGATCCGGAGATCGTCTGGGCCAAGCTCGCCGCACTCGCGGAAGGGGCTGCGATCGCGAGCGAGAAGTATTTCTGA
- a CDS encoding zinc transporter ZntB — translation MDATTRPIHVQALKVQGGTVSEIGPLDVATFDGSGFVWLHVENIGHGESMDLPGYVPPMAANALVAHETRPRCDDVDDGALINLRGTGLDTMQDSDGLVSIRVWVEGARVTSVSRHRLAALAKVEAAMRAGRLTDGGDFVAALAQAISTELDPQVADLGDSLDDCEGMLDGGDIYALRRKIAHIRSQAIVLRRFVAPDRDALAAMAQLEFDWISKDDRMHLREAADRFARMAEELEAVRERAALLHEQLTDLRAEKIDQRSLAIAVTAFIFLPLTFVTGLLGMNVEGIPYAAEPWAFWGVVVFCLVIAAAVMAWFAWRHWFED, via the coding sequence ATGGACGCCACAACCCGCCCGATCCACGTGCAGGCCCTGAAGGTGCAGGGCGGCACCGTGAGCGAAATCGGCCCGCTCGATGTCGCCACCTTCGACGGCTCGGGCTTCGTCTGGCTCCATGTCGAGAACATCGGGCACGGGGAGAGCATGGACCTGCCGGGCTACGTCCCGCCGATGGCCGCCAATGCCCTCGTCGCCCACGAAACCCGCCCGCGCTGCGACGATGTGGATGACGGCGCGCTGATCAACCTGCGCGGCACGGGCCTCGACACGATGCAGGATTCGGACGGCCTTGTGTCGATCCGCGTCTGGGTGGAAGGTGCCCGCGTCACCTCGGTCAGCCGTCACCGCCTCGCCGCGCTCGCAAAGGTCGAGGCGGCGATGCGCGCCGGGCGGCTGACCGACGGGGGCGATTTCGTCGCCGCGCTGGCGCAGGCGATCTCGACCGAGCTCGATCCGCAGGTCGCCGACCTCGGCGACAGTCTCGACGATTGCGAGGGGATGCTCGACGGCGGGGACATCTATGCGCTCAGGCGCAAGATCGCCCATATCCGCTCGCAGGCGATCGTGCTGCGGCGCTTCGTCGCGCCGGACCGCGATGCGCTGGCGGCGATGGCGCAGCTCGAATTCGACTGGATCAGCAAGGACGACCGGATGCACCTGCGCGAGGCGGCCGACCGCTTCGCCCGCATGGCCGAGGAACTGGAGGCGGTGCGCGAGCGCGCGGCGCTGCTCCATGAACAGCTCACCGATCTGCGCGCCGAGAAGATCGACCAGCGCAGCCTCGCCATCGCGGTGACGGCTTTCATCTTCCTGCCGCTGACCTTCGTCACCGGCCTCCTGGGCATGAATGTCGAGGGCATCCCCTATGCCGCCGAGCCCTGGGCGTTCTGGGGGGTTGTGGTCTTCTGCCTCGTCATTGCGGCGGCGGTGATGGCGTGGTTCGCCTGGCGCCACTGGTTCGAAGACTGA